One window of Chrysemys picta bellii isolate R12L10 unplaced genomic scaffold, ASM1138683v2 scaf1464, whole genome shotgun sequence genomic DNA carries:
- the LOC135979963 gene encoding fibrinogen-like protein 1-like protein: MALLCVAPVQGNGALAHKKVERGFPKDCSNIPRASPSGVHVIQPAGSPPRVVWCDMDTEGKGWTVVQRNSYNTEITWKESWSTYKYGFGNVQQDYWLGNEYLSLLTRQNIYKVRFVVEDKSNNTRYAEYDIFSVEDEPSGYPLRLGRYSGDGEDYLTTYHSGLGGIHDNMKFSTTDKDQDQASGNCASSYGGWWYDKCQNVLLNGKGYIYWAGFCKSGECRSSLILVKPTDVCWVRQEEPILLGSRRR, encoded by the coding sequence ggttccccaaagactgcagcaacattcccagggccagccccagcggggtccatgtcatccagccggcaggctctccccctcgagtggtgtggtgtgacatggacaccgaaggcaaaggctggaccgttgtgcagagaaattcttacaacacagagatcacctggaaggagtcctggagcacctacaagtacggctttgggaacgtgcagcaggattactggctgggcaacgagtacctgtccctgctcacgcggcagaacatctacaaggtccgctttgtggtggaggacaaatccaacaacacccgctacgcagaaTACGAtatcttcagtgtcgaggatgagcccagcgggtacccgctgaggctgggcaggtactctggggacggcgaggactatctcaccacctaccactccggcctggggggcatacacgacaacatgaagttcagcacgactgacaaggatcaggaccaggccagtgggaattgcgcaagtagctatggaggctggtggtacgacaagtgtcagaacgtcctgctcaatgggaaaggctacatctactgggcagggttctgtaagagtggggagtgcaggtcttccctcatcctggttaagccaacagacgtgtgctgggtccggcaggaggagcccatcctccttgggagccggcgccgctga